The Puntigrus tetrazona isolate hp1 chromosome 3, ASM1883169v1, whole genome shotgun sequence genome contains a region encoding:
- the LOC122340774 gene encoding cytochrome P450 2K1-like codes for MSESVEELREKMAFVESLLQFPSTGTLLGTLLLLLVLYLLSSGSKSQKGGKEPPGPKPLPLVGNLLTLDLKRPFDTFFELSKTYGNIFQVFLGPKQTVVLVGYKTVKEALVNHAEEFGDRDTRAGYRTVKHEHGIIFSNGENWKEMRRFTLSNLRDLGMGKRGSEEKIIEEIQYLKGEFDKFEGKPFDTTQPVNYAVSNVISSIVYGSRFEYTDPQFTEMVDRANETVHVAGSTSIMLYNVVPWLGPFIKNKKTILNNTLKSRQHMKKLINGLQDTLNPHDSRGFVDSFLIRKQNDEKSGKKDSYFHQDNLMVTLSNLFVAGTDTTGTTLRWGLMLMAKYPHIQDGVQEEIDRVIGGRQPVVEDRKKLPYTDAVIHETQRLANIVPLSLPHITTCDVTFNGYFIKKGTTVIPLLTSVLKDPSEWEKPNTFYPEHFLDEKGQFVKRDAFMPFSAGRRVCLGESLARMELFLFFTSLLQSYRFTTPPGVSGDDLDLKGVVESH; via the exons ATGAGTGAATCAGTTGAGGAGCTCAGAGAGAAAATGGCTTTTGTCGAGTCTCTGCTGCAGTTTCCCAGCACAGGTACATTACTGGGAACTTTGCTTTTGCTTCTGGTTTTGTATTTGCTTTCTTCTGGATCCAAATCTCAGAAAGGAGGGAAAGAGCCACCGGGACCAAAACCGCTTCCACTGGTGGGGAACCTGCTGACCCTTGACCTAAAAAGACCctttgacactttttttgag CTCTCTAAAACCTACGGGAACATATTCCAAGTCTTTCTGGGTCCCAAACAAACCGTGGTCCTAGTTGGATACAAAACCGTCAAAGAAGCTCTTGTGAACCATGCAGAAGAGTTCGGTGACAGAGATACTAGAGCTGGGTACAGGACGGTGAAGCACGAGCACG GGATCATATTTTCCAATGGAGAGAACTGGAAAGAGATGAGACGCTTCACTCTCAGCAACCTGAGGGACCTTGGGATGGGAAAGAGAGGAAGTGAAGAGAAAATCATAGAGGAAATTCAGTATCTGAAAGGAGAGTTTGATAAGTTTGAAG GAAAACCCTTCGACACGACACAGCCTGTGAACTACGCCGTGTCAAACGTCATCTCATCTATCGTGTACGGCAGCAGATTTGAATACACAGACCCCCAGTTCACTGAAATGGTCGACAGAGCAAACGAGACTGTTCATGTTGCTGGATCGACTTCTATAATG CTGTACAACGTAGTCCCATGGTTGGGTCCgttcataaaaaacaaaaagactattTTGAACAATACTCTAAAAAGTAGACAACATATGAAGAAGCTGATCAATGGGCTTCAGGACACTCTGAATCCACACGACAGCAGAGGATTTGTCGACTCTTTTCTCATCCGTAAACAGAACGATGAG AAATCTGGCAAGAAGGACTCATATTTTCATCAGGACAATCTTATGGTGACGTTGTCAAATCTGTTTGTCGCTGGTACTGACACCACAGGAACGACTCTGCGCTGGGGTCTGATGCTCATGGCCAAATACCCTCATATACAGG ATGGAGTCCAGGAGGAGATTGACCGAGTGATCGGTGGACGTCAGCCGGTGGTGGAAGACAGAAAGAAGTTACCGTATACAGACGCTGTGATCCATGAAACTCAGAGACTGGCAAACATAGTACCCTTGAGTCTCCCTCATATAACCACCTGTGACGTTACCTTCAACGGTTACTTCATCAAGAAG GGCACCACTGTTATTCCTCTGCTGACGTCTGTTTTGAAGGATCCAAGCGAATGGGAAAAACCAAACACCTTTTATCCAGAACACTTCCTTGATGAGAAGGGACAGTTTGTCAAGAGAGACGCTTTCATGCCCTTTTCTGCAG